The genomic region TCGGCCGCCAGCGCTTCATGCACGGCATCCTGACGGGCGGCGGGCCCTTCAGCATCAGCATCCTCAGCGAGCCCCAGGCCGCTGTTTCCCAGTATTTCGCCGGCCAGCGGGAGCCAGACTTGGAACAGGCAGTCCGCTACCGGGAACTGCAGGGCGGGTTGCCGGGCATCGAAGGCGCCCTGGGCTGGATGGAGTGCAAGCTGGCCGCCGTCTATCCCGGCGGCGACCACGACATCTTGCTGGCCGAAGTGACCAGCGTGGAAGTGGCGGATCCGGCGGCCCATGGGGCGGCGGCTGAGGCTGCCGGCCGGGCGGAGGCCGCCGATGCCGGGGTTGCCGATCCGGCCGCCTTGGCCCGGCCCCTGCTGTTCTTCAACAGCCGCTACGGCCGGATGGCGCCCGAGGAAGCCTAGGATTGCAGTGACGGGCAGCCCCAATGGGCTGCCCGCCATGGCCTTCCTACCGAATGGGAACCGTCTGCACCGCCGGACGGATATTGTTGTTAGACTTGGCCTACTGGGGTTGGTTCTGCGCCAGCTGCTGCTCGGCCAGCGCGATCATGCGGCGGACCATGTTACCGCCGACGGCACCGTTGATGCGGGACGGCACGTCACCCAGGTAGCCGGAGTAGTTGGGGATGCCCAGCTCCTGGGCCACCTCGAACTTGAGGCGCTCCAGCCCCGCCCGGGCCTGCGGTACCAAATGCGTGTTACGCTGTTGTCCCTGAGCCAATATTATGTCACCTCCTTTGCTTGCTATCGTGCCCGCCGGGGTGACGCCGTACGATAGATAGTTTTTGCCGCGCTGCCACATTTCGCGGACGTGATAAACTACCAGGGAGGTGCCGAACCTTCTGTGGCATGGATTTTAGTGATTCTGGCCGCCGCCGCCCTGGTAGCCCTGGCAGCAGTCGGCGGTCGCAAAGCCATCAACCGGGAACGGGAGCGCTTGCTGTTGCAGCAGCGTCATTTAGATGAAAGGGAAGCCGCGCGCCGCATCTTGAGCGGGCAGGTGACGCCCCTGCTGGCCACGGCCGTCGACCTGCAGCCGGGCGAGCAGGCGTATTTCCAGGCGGCGGCCTCCCATCTGGTGCCCGTCAACGAAGTCGAAGACGAGTTCCAGCGGCGGTCCCGGGGCACCATGGTCATTACCGATCAGGCCCTGGTCTACGCCGCCATGGACGGCGGCCATACCAGGCTGAGCATGGACAGCATCGGCCGCATCGACTTGCCCTTGGCCGACATTTTGACCGTGGTGACCTTTGCCGATACTTTCACCAGAGACGAAGAATTTTGGTACTTCCAGTTGGAGCAGCCCCTGTTGGCGGCAGCCCACTTGTCCCGGTTCGCCGGCTTCCAACTGGTTTTGGGCGGCGACACCATGCCGGACCTGGAAGGGCACAGCCTGCCGGGGGATGACCAGCGGACCATAGATGCAGGGCAAGGAGAGAAGTTTTGGTGAGCAGCGCGACGGCGGCAGGCACGCCTTCGCCCGGAGCCGGTCCGGCCGGCGCGCCCGGCCCCGGCATGATGGGCCCGGCCGCCCAGGGCCGCGGGCCCACACGTCTGACTTATCACAACATTTTTTCCATCGGGCTTTATATATTGGTTGTGCTCGTGCTGGCGGCCATGCTGTGGAGCTTCCTGGCCAGCCGCCGCGTCGACTGGCTGGTGGAAGGCCGGTACGTGGATCTGACGCCGGAACGCTACCAGCCGGGCACCGTCACCCACTTCGCCTTCGACGAATGGCGGCCTCCCCGGCCTATGGGCTTCTTCCTCCTGGCGGGCCAGGACGGCACCTTTCTGGCCGTGGCCGACCGCCCCTTCGGCTGCGTGCTCACCTGGCAGCCGATGGCCGATCAACTGCTGGATCCGTGCCGGGGCATGGCCTTTCCCCGGGAGCGTCTCCTTAGCGACCCGCCGCCCGGCTTGAAGCTGCTGCCTGTGTTGGGCGATGAAACCCGCATCCGGGTGGATTTGAAGGACCTGCTGGATCCGTAGTCGCCCGCCGGCCGTCGGATCGGTAGTCGCCGGCCGGTGCCGGGGCTTTGCCTGTTTCTTAGTTCCGGGTTAACATAATAAGTGCGCGCAAAATTTCGAAACTGCTTGAGATTGCTTGAAACTGCTTGAACTGCTCGAGATTGCTTGAGTCAGCGAGACGATCGCGGGTGCCGGGCCGCAAGGTGGCACTCGAGGAAAGTCGGGACTGCACAGGGCACGGTGCCGGATAACGTCCGGCGGGGGCGACCCCAGGGAAAGTGCCACAGAAACATACCGCCGTCCCATGGACGGTGTCCCACGGACGGTAAGGGTGAAACGGTGCGGTAAGAGCGCACCAGCGGTCAGGCGACTGGCCGGCTAGGCAAACCCCACCGGCAGCAAGGCCAAGTAGGAGGGGGATGAGGTGGCCCGCGGACCCCTCGGGTTGGCCGCTTGAGGCGCCGGGCAACCGGCGTCCCAGATAGATGATCGTCCACGACAGGATCCCGCTTATCGCTGGCTCAAATTGTTTTCGGTGCGCCTCCGGCAGCCGCAGCCCGGCCCGGAGGCGCTTTGTTTTTTGCTTTGTCCCCAAAATAAGGCCCAAGAACAGTGATCTTCCCCGCTCTTATGGGCTGCTTTTTGCTGTTCCACAAAATTTCACTCAGCGATATTGGGTCTAGCGCGTACAATTTTGAGTTTTTGTACTTCTTGGGGTGGCTGCCGGACAGTCGGAACCCAAAAACCGGCCAAATTCCCGGGCTATTGCGCAAAGTATGGCACTTCCCCGCCCCTTTGGGCCTCGGGAAGGGCTCAAAATCTTTACCAATCCGGTGCAAAACCTCAAAGAAATGCCCTATAGGCTCAAAAAGCTTATCTATACATTTTGCGGGAAACCGCCGGCCCATGAGGCTCCGTGCCTAGGCGGTTTCCCGATGCTCCATAATGGGATTGAGCATGTTGAGGATGGCGTCTCGGAGAGCATCGAGGCCTGTAACGTTGACAGGAACCACTGGTACTTGGTAGCGCTCCTCCGCCGCCTTCACGTGATCGTTGGCTTTGTGGCTGGTATAGGTCGTAATGAAAATCACACCGTCCGCCTTGGACATCGCCCGGTCGATGGCACTCAGCTTTTCCTCGGAAGGTGCGAAGAGAAAGCGGCCGCCCAGCCCCTCGACCAACTCCTTGTAAACTTCCTTTCTAAAAGACGGGCCGATAATGGCAACCTTGCGCCCGGACAGCGGGTTTTCATCACCCATGAATTCCCGGCGCAGGCTGTTGAACTCGCCTAGCAGTTTTTTTAATTCCCGTTCTTGCACCTGGATTGTTTCTTGAAGTCGCCGGTTCTCTTGCTCCAATTCTGCGACCCGCTTCTCCAGCCGGCTTGCTTCTTCCATCAACCACTCCATTGACTGCCCTCCTTTCTTATTTTGTCGGTCACGTGTTAATAACATATACTTCCATTACCTGATTGGCTAGTTTCTAGCTGATCTACGCGCGGCAAAAGCTCAGGCCACTGAGTACGGAGAGTTCGAGGCCCGCCTGTACAGCCAGGACCACCGTTATAGCGATGAGACTTTGGTTATGAGCGTGCCCTTCACGGTGAGCGGGGCCGTGGAGTAGACGGTGTCCGATTGGGCGGTGCCGGAGATCGCCAAGACCGACCAGCTGGGCTTGATCCCCGACTCCCTTAAGAATGGAGCGGGCGGAACTCTTGGGGCTAGAAGTAGCAGTTTACGGCGGGGCACCGGCGGGCCATGTGATAGTGACGAAACTGGTCGGCCAGAGCCAGGTCGTGGCGGAGCGCAAACAGGGGCACCGGAGTGCCATCCCGTGGATGGTTGAGCAGCTTCAAGCGGCCTTTGCGGAGTACTAGGATCAACACCTGGCGGGCCGGCTGCAGGCCGACCTTAATGATGAAGAGTTCGCCGCCCTGCTGGCCCTCCTAGAGACCGCCCTCAGCTAAGCCCCTTAGAGCGATCCCTGATTAACGCTCCCCGACCCGCAACAGCCGCAGGCTGTTCAGCACCACCAGCACCGTGGCGCCGGTGTCGGACAGTACGGCCAGCCACAAGGTCAACCAGCCCGGGAAGACCAGCAGCACCGCCAGAGCCTTGATGATGAGGGAAAAGGCAATGTTCTGCTTGATGACGGCCAAGGTCTTGCGGCTGAGCCGGACGGCGTAAGGCAGCTTCGTCAGATCATCGCCCATCAAGACGATGTCCGCCGTTTCGATGGCGGTGTCAGAGCCCGCGCCGCCCATGGCGATGCCGGTGGTGGCGGTGGCCAGGGCCGGGGCGTCGTTGACCCCGTCGCCCACCATGGCCACCCGCTGGTGCTGCTCGACGAGTGCCTTAACATAGGCAACTTTGTCTTCGGGCAGCAGTTCGGCCCGATACTCGGCCAGACCCACCTGCTGGGCTACGGCCCGGGCGGTGGCTTCGTTGTCGCCGCTGAGCATGATGGTCCTGGTCACGCCGGCTTCCCCCAGGCGGTCGATGGCCCACCGGCTGCTGTCCCGGACGTGGTCGGCCAGGGCCACCACGGCCAGCACTTCTGACGGGGTTCCGAACAGCACCGTCGTCTTGCCTTCCCCGTGGCGCTGGTCCAGGAGGGGGCGGGCCTGATCCAAATTGACCCCCAACTCCTCAAACAGCCGCACGTTGCCGGCGTAGTACCGTTGGCCTCGGTAGAGGGCATGGGCACCCTTGCCCGGGAGGGCGCGGAAGTCGTCCACCTCCGCCGGGTTGATGTTCCGGTCCGCCAAAGCGGTGACGATGGCTGCCGCCAGGGGGTGCTCCGACCGGGATTCAATCCCGGCCAGGACCGCCAGCCGGGCGGCCGGCGAGGCGCCGGAGGCGGTGCCATCCCCGCCGTCGCCGGGCTCGAGCCCCTGCAAATCGTCGCCGGACCCGAGCGCCTGCCTTTCGTCGCCGAGCCCAGCCCCGGCCAACACATCAATATCCGTCACCCGGGGCCGCCCTTCCGTCAGCGTCCCGGTCTTGTCAAAGGCAATAGCCCGAATGGAGCCCAAGTTCTCCAAATGCACACCGCCCTTGATCAGCACGCCGTTCCGGGCGGCGTTGCCGATGGCGGTGACGATGGCCACAGGGGTGGAGACCACCAGGGCACAAGGGCAGGCGATGATGAGCAGGGAGAGCCCCCGGTACAGCCAGGGCTGCCACGGGGCCGCCAGCAGCAAGGGCGGCATCACGGTGATCAAGACCGCCGCCGCCATGACGGCGGGCGTGTAATACCGGGCGAACCGGTCGACGAAGGCCTTCATGGGCGCCCGCTGTTCCTGGGCTTCCTCCACCATCTCGATGATCTTGGCCAGGGTGGTGTCCTGGGCCAACTTGCTGACCCGGACCCTCAAGGCGCCCTCGCCGTTGATGGAGCCGGCGAAAACCTGTGCGCCGGCTTCCTTGGCCACGGGTATGGCTTCCCCGGTGATGGCCGCCTCGTTGACCGATGACGAGCCGGACTCGACAACCCCGTCCATGGCGATTTTCTCGCCGGGGCGCACCAGCAGCAGGTCGCCCACCTGGACGTCCTCCACCGGCACTGTCTGTTCCCGGCCATCCCGGACGATCTGGGCCTCCCGGGGCGCCAGCTCCAGCAGGGACCGTAGCGAGCGCCGGGCTCTTTCAATGGAATACTCCGACAACGTGTCGCTGACGCCGAACAGGAAGGCCACCACGGCGGCCTCTTCCCAGTAGCCGATGCCCACGGCGCCCATGACGGCCACGGTCATCAAGGTGTTCATGTCGAATTCCAGGCGGGTCAGGTTGCGCAGACCCTGGCGGCCCGCCCGCCAGCCGCCGGCCAAGGTGGCCAGGAGGTATAGCCCTACAATCAAAGACTCCGGTGCGGCCGCCACGCCCTGGCCCGCCACGCCCCGGCCCGTCAGCCACTGCAGCCCGAAGGCCACGGCGATGAGCACGCCCGACAAACCTGTCAGCACCGTAGTGGGCGCCGCCCACCAAGGAGGCTGTTCCGCTCCGGGCGCCGCTCCGGCGGGCGCTCCGGCCGGCGACTCGGATGTCGCATCGGCCACCCCACCGGGCACCGCCCGGCCCAGGGCCCCCTCATCCACCCGGATGTTGTCGAAGGCGCCCAACTCGTTGATGACCTCGACGGGCGGCGGCGTGCCGGTAATGGTCACCTTGGCGGCGCCGAAGTTGACGGTGGCGTCGATAACGCCCGGGTACTCCTTCAACTTCCGCTCGAAGCGGGCGGCGCAGTCGGCGCAGGTCAAGCCGGCCAGCCGGTATACAGTTCGGTCGGGGACAGGGGCCGTGCTCATGTCAGTGCACCGTTCTCTTCCTGCACATGGGCCAGGGCGATCTCCATCAACTGGCGGACATGCTCGTCATGGAGGGAATAAAACATCATCTTGCCTTCCCGCCGGCTCCGCACCAGGCGCATCAGGCGCAGCAGGCGGAGATGATGGGAGGCGGTGGCCACGCTGCTGCCGATGATGGAAGCCACATCGCAGACGCACAGTTCGTCCTCTTGGGTGAGGGCGTAGACGATTTTCACCCGGGTGTCGTCGGCCAGGGCTTTGAACAGGGGCGCCATGCCCTGGGTGATGCCCACCAGGGGCTTGAGGCGGGCCACCTTTTCGGCGTCATGGGTGAAGATTTCGCAGGACGCATCCTCGGCCAGGGGCCCCGCCGGCAAGGACTCCGCCTGCGCACGCGGCACCCCCGGCACTACTCCTTCCTGAGTTGCCTGCACTGTTTCCGCGGCCACAGCCGAACCTCCCCGGCTCCTGCAATTGACCCAGTCAAAAGGCCTGGCTAAAATCTCATTCAAACGGTCTTTTGAATGTTAGATTATGGCCGGCTGCCCAAAGTGTCAACACTATATAATGGGTGGACCGGGACCCTTTGGCAGCTAAACGGGTGCGACCTAGGGGACCCAAGGGGACCCAAGGGAACCCTCCTCGGACAGCAGGAGGACACCCGCCGGTGCATTTAGAACAAAATAAAGGCCAGCCCAGGGCAAGGGAGTGGTTGGACCTAAATGGACGACCCCAGTAGCATTCGGCAATTACTTTTGCTTGGTATGTTGCTGTTGTTGTCGGCCTTCTTCTCCGGCGCAGAAACGGCACTCATGTCCCTCAGCAAAGTGCGCATCCGCCATTTGGTGGACCAGAAGGCTCCTGCCGCCCAGACCATCGCCAACATCGTTTCCCAGCCCGACAAACTCCTCAGCACCTTGTTGATCGGCAACAACCTTATCAATATCGCCGCCTCGTCGGTGGCCACCGCTTTGTTCATCCGGTGGTTCGGGGTCAACGGCGTGCTCATCGCCACCGGCGTCATGACCGTATTGGTGCTTATCTTCGGTGAAATCACACCCAAGACCCTGGCGGCCCATCGCCCGGAGCAGGTCGCCAGCCGCGCGGCGGGGCCCATCGCCGCCCTGATGCGGGTTCTGTCGCCCTTTGCCGCCGTGTTTTCCTTTATCTCTTCCCTCATTCTCCGGCTCATCGGCTTCAAGGCGGACGAGAAAGAAAAGCTGGTCACCGAGGAAGAACTCCGGACCTTTGTCGACATCGGCGAAGAGGAAGGCATCCTGGACTCCGAAGAAAGGGCGATGATCGTCGGCATCTTCGAGTTCGGCGACACCGAGGTGGGCGAACTCATGGTGCCCCGGGCCGACATCGTGGCCCTGCCCATGGCCATGACCGCGGGGGAGGCGGTGCAGCGCCTGGCCACCTGCCCCTTCTCCCGGATTCCCGTATATGAGAAGTCCGTGGACCACATCGCCGGCATCATCCACGTCAAGGACTTGCTGCAGGTCATCGCCGAAGGGAAGCGGGACGTCACCCTGGGCGACATCATGCGCCCCACCTTGTTCGTTCCCGAAGGGAAAAAGGCCGACGAGCTCTTTGCCGACCTGCGCAAGGCCAAGAGCCACATGGCCATCGTGCTGAACGAGTACGGCGAGACCGAGGGCCTCATCACCATGGAGGATTTGATCGAGGAAATCCTCGGCGACATCAGCGACGAGTACGACGTCGTGCAGCCTGAGTACGATATTGTCGACCCACAAACGGCCATCGTGGCCGGCAGCGCCAGCGTCAGCGACATCAACGAAAGCCTGAACCTCAGCCTGCCCGATGAGGAGGCCGACACCGTGGCCGGCATCGTGTTCAACCGCCTGGGGCGGCTGCCCAAGGCCGGCGAATCGGTCCAGGTGGACGGCCTGACCTTGGAGGTCGCCGAACTCATGGGCCGCCGGATTTCCAAGGTGAAGATCACCTGGGCCCAGCCCGAACCCAGCCCGGTGCCCGAGCCCGAGCCCGAGCCCCAGGTGGAAGGCTGATCAAGGGCTGATCCCCGGGAGGCCGCGCCCTGTCTGCCCCCATTGCGGCCCCCAACCCCGCCCCTTTTTCCTCTTAAGCCCATGGGCTGGGCTAATTCCTGGTCTGGGAGGCCGGTTCCGGCGCCTCAAGCCCAGGGAAGAAGCTTATTTTCCGGTGTTCCGGGCCGGCAAAGGGTTGATTCCCCGGAATACGCCCACCTGCTGGGCTTAGGCTTTCATTTTCGCCTTGAGCCGGGGAAATAAGCCCATTCCCGCAACTTAACCCGCCCGCCCGGCCCTGGGTTATGATGTTGGATATGAGCATGGGGAAGGATTGACGGAATATGCGCCTGGTTACCTTCCTATCAAATGGACAGCCTCGCCCCGGCCTGGTTGTGGAGGACGCCGTCCTGGATCTGGGCACGGAGTTCACCGGCCTTCAGGCCATCATCGAAGGCGGCCGGGAGGCGCTGCAACGTATTGAAGCCATGGCCCGCAGCCGGCAGGCCACCATTCCTTTAGTTGAGGAAAATCTTCTGGCGCCCCTGCCGGAGCCCCGGCGCAACATCTTCTGCGTCGGCTGGAACTATCTCGCCCACTTCGAGGAAGGGAAAGGCCGGCGGGGACTCGCCGACGACGCCCAACTGCCGGACCATCCCACCTTCTTCACCAAAGCCAGCACCGCCGCCAACGGACCCTACGCCCCCATCGTGGTGGAGCCCCATTGGACCCGCCGCCTGGACTACGAAGGAGAACTGGCGGTGGTCATCGGCCGCAAGGGCCGCGACGTCCCCGAAGAAGAGGCTCTCAACTACGTCTTCGGCTACATGGCGGGCAACGACATCTCCGCCCGGGACCTGCAGCGGCGCCACGGCGGCCAGTGGCTCAAGGGCAAGAGCCTGGACGGCAGCTGCCCCATGGGGCCGTGGCTGGTCACCGCCGATGAAATCCCCGACCCGCAGCAATTGGAAGTCCGCTGCTGGGTCAACGACGAGTTGCGCCAGGAGGCGGGAACCCGGCAGATGATTTTCACCGTGGCCCGCATCATCGCCGAACTGTCCCACGGGATGACCTTGCTGCCGGGTGATATCATTTTGACGGGCACGCCGGAAGGCGTCGGCTTCGCCCAAAACCCGCCCGCCTACCTGCATCCGGGCGACGTAGTCACCGTGGAAATCAGCGGCATCGGCCGGATCAGGAACCGGATCGAATCCGCCCGTTGACCGGCCGGCAGCCGGACGACCGGGCCGGAGTAGTCGACGCCGGTTTGGGGGAGGAAGAAGGACCATGCTGGCCATCAAAGAAGCGGCCCGGGCCTTGGCCGAGGCCACAAAAGAAGGCCTTCCCGTGGCGGCCCTTACGGGCGCCGGCATCAGCGCCGAAAGCGGCATCCCCACCTTCCGGGGCCAGGCGGGCCTGTGGAAAGGCTTCCGGCCCGAGGAACTGGCCACGCCCCAGGCCTTCCAGCGAGACCCCGAGCGGGTCTGGGAATGGTACCACTGGCGCCGCCGCCTGGTGACCGAAGCCCAGCCCAATCCCGGCCACTACGCCCTGGCCGCCCTGGAGCATTTCGTCAAGGAGCATCACCATAAAGACGATCTGGTGACCGTCATCACCCAGAACGTGGATGGGCTCCACCGCCGGGCCGGCTCCGCCAGCGTCATCGAGATCCACGGCACCCTGCTGGACGCCCGCTGCACCCGGTGCCCCCATGTGGAGCCCATTCCCCCCGACGCATCGGGCTTGATGTACTGCTCGGCCTGCGGCGCCCTGTCCCGGCCGGCGGTAGTGTGGTTCGGCGAGAGCCTTCCCCCCGATGCGTGGCACGAAGCCTACCGGCGGTCCATGGCGGCGGCGGTCATGCTGGTGGTGGGCACCAGCGCCGTGGTCCATCCCGCCGCTGGGCTCATCGAACTGGCGGCCCAGGGGGGAGCCGTCATCATCGAGATCAACCCGGAGCCGTCGGGCATGGCCGGCTGGGCCCAGTATGCCATCAGGGCCAAGGCCGGCGAGGCCCTGCCCCAGCTGCTGGCCGAGGCCGGTGTTCCCACCCCATGAGGAGCGACACGACCCTGGACCCGAAAAAATACGACCTATGGGGATTTGACCTGGACGGAACATTGTATGTGGGGGAGCGGCCCTTCCCCGACGCCTTGGAATGGGTGAACCAACTGGCCCGCCGGGGTGTGGCCATAGCCTACATAACCAACAATCCTTTTCGCCCGCCTGAGGCCATCGCCCAACGGCTGGCCCGCATGGGCTTTCCTCTCCGCAGCCCGGAGCCGCCCCATACAACCTATCCCGTCTTGACGGCGGCGGTGGCAGCCGCCCAACGGATGGCCGAACTGGTGCCCCGGGGCGCCCCGGTGCTCTACGTGGGCTCCGAGGGGGTCCGCCAGGCACTGCTGGAGGCGGGCCTGGAGCCGGTGACCCGCATGGCCCAAGACCCCCAGGGAGTGGTGGTGGGCGGCACATCCGAATGGGATTACGCCGTCATCACCGAGGCGGTCCGGGGGGTGAGGGCAGGCCTCCCCTTCGTAGTCACCAACCGGGATCCCATCTACCCCTACACCGACGGGATCCGGCCGGGCACCGGCGCCCTGGTGGCGGCGGTGGAGACGGCAGGGGAGAGGCGGGGGGAGTTGGCCGGCAAGCCGGCGCCCCATTTGTTCCGGTACGCCCGGCGGGCATTCCCCGAGGCCCGACAGCCCATCATGGTGGGCGACCGCCTGGACACCGACGTGGCCGGCGCCCACGCCTCCGGGTGGGCGGCCCTATGGCTGAACCGCCCCGAAAGCCCCCGGCGGCGCTTGGGACTCACCCAGGCAGGGGATGGCCCAGGCCCAGCCGGTGCTGACGGTTCGCCCGGCGATGCCGCTGCCGAAGGGGGCCACCAGACCGCCGGCGGCAAAACTGCCGGCGGCAAACCCTTCTACGAAAGCTCCCACTTGGCCTTGAAGTACTGATAGGCCATGCGGATGCACAGGTCCTGGACCACCGTCAGGCCGGCAGCCTTGGCTTTGCCGGCCCACTCGTCGTTGCGGATGCCCTGCTGCATCCAGACGATGGGGATGTCCAGCTCGATGGCCGCCTCCACATGGGGACCCACCTGATCGCCGGGCCGGAACAAGTTCACCATGTCCACTTCTTTGACCAGGTCTTCCGGCAGGTCTGTCAGGGAAGGATAGGCCTTCTCCCCGAAAATCTCGTCGGCGTTGGGGTTGATGGGAATAATCCGGTAGCCCTGGCTCTTCATGAAGGCCGGCACCGTGTGAGCTTCCTTCTGGGGATTGGTGGAGGCGCCCACCACGGCAATGGTGCGCACCCGCTTCAGGATGTCGCCGATCTCCTCGTTACTGGGGTTGGGCACCGCAGTCATGGGTTCTGCTCCCTTCTTGTACCGGTATAGCGCTGGTAGATGAGGTAAATGCCCGTCAAGGTCAGCAAGGGGTCCACGGCTGTCACCGTCTCGCATTCGCCGGCCACCAGGGGCGCCAGCCCGCCTGTGGCGATGACCGGCACCTGGCGTCCCAACTCCTCATGGATGCGGCGGACTATGCCGTCCACCTGGCCGGCCACCCCGAACAGGATGCCCGCCTGCATGTTGGTGACGGTGCTGCGGCCCACGGCCGACGGGGGCCGCACCAGTTTGATCCGGGGCAGGGCCGCCGCCATCTTGAACAGGGCGTCCATGGCGATCTGGATGCCCGGGGCGATGGCGCCGCCCATGAAGGCTCCTTCGGAGGAGACCACGTCGAAGTTGGTGGCCGTGCCGAAATCCACCACTATGCAGGCGTCCTTGAAGCGGTCGTAGGCCGCGGCCACGTTGGCTATACGGTCGGCCCCCACCGACTGGGGCTCGTCCACATCCAAGGGAACCCCCGTGTCCAAATCGGGGTTGATGAACAAGGGCGTGGCGCCGAAGTATGTCTGGGCAAACTCCCGCAGGGTATAAAACAAGGGCGGCACCACCGAGGCGATGGCCACGGCCTTCACCTGGTTAAAGGAGCGGCCCCGCAGGGCGAAGAGGCCCGCCATCTCCGCCGCGTACTGGTCGGCGGTCAGGTTGCGGTTGGTGGTGAGCCGCCAGTGATCCAGCAATTGATTGTCCCGGTACAGCCCCATCAATGTGTTTGTGTTGCCGATATCCATAACCAGCACCATGTCGTCGGTGCCTTCAGGTGCCAAGGGGCAGCCCTCCCTCCTCCAAGGGAACGATGACGTCGGGGGTGTCGTTGCGGGGATTGTTCACTTTCGTTGACACCGGCCAAGCCGCCATGGCATCGGCGGGGAAGGGGTCCAGCAAGGGGAGCAGTTGATGGGGCTCATCCAGGGACGGGTCCAGCCAGCGGTCCAAAGGATCGCCGTCCAGGATGACGGGCATGCGGTGGTGGATGGGCTCCAGCAGGGCGTTGGCCCGGGTGGTGATGATGGTGCAGGAGTAGATTTCTTCCCCGTCGGGGCTGGTCCAGCGGTCCCACAGCCCCGCCATGGCGAAGATGGTGTCGTCTCGCATGGTGATGCGGTAAGGCTGCTTGGCCTTCCGCCCCGGCACCGCCTGCCATTCGTAAAAGCCGTCGGCCAGGATGACGCAGCGGCGCCGGCGGAATGAAGTCCGGAAGGAGGGCTTTTCCGCCACGGTTTCTGCCCGGGCGTTGATGAGCCGGTTGCCGATGGCGGGATCCTTCGCCCAGCCGGGGATGAGCCCCCAGCGCAAGTGCCCCAGGGAGCGCTCCCCGCCGGCGCTGCCCACCACGGCCAGCACCGGCTGGGTGGGGGCGATGTTGTAGCGGGGCCGGAAGGGCTCGGTCCGCTGATCCCGGGTGAACAGGCGGGGCGCCTTCGTCGCGGGATCCTGCACCAGGCTGAACCGTCCACACATGATGAAAGCCTCCCCCTCCCATATCGTACATGGCGGGCCCCCGGAAACGCCATTACTTTCCCATGGTCAATGCCGTAAGATATAAGTGACTATTTGCAATTAAACCCAGGGAATTTACTTAAATCCGGCGGCTTCCGGGCACGGCTCGGGAAGTCGGTATGGGGGCGAGCCTCGTGAAGATTCTCCTGGCGGTAGACGGCTCCGACGACGGGCAAAGGGCGGCCGACGCCGCTGCAGCCGTTTTCGGTCAACACCCTGACGTCAACTTTGTCGTTGTGTTCGTGGAGGAGCCCCACCAGTACGAGCGGGCCATGGCTGTGGCCGTCGGCGCTGGACCCAGCGCCTTTCACACCCCGGAATGGGTCGAGGAAATCGCCGAGCTGGCCCGGACGGAACCCCTGCGCATAGCCAACCGGGCGCTGCGCAGGATACAGGACGCGGGCCTGAAGGGAGAAATCCGCCTGGCTTCGGGCCAGGCGGCCGAGGAGATTCTGAAAGTGGCCGAAGCAGAAAAGGTGGACGTCATCGTCATGGGCCGCCGGGGCATCCACGCCATCACCCGGCTCATCCTGGGCAGCGTCAGCAACGCCGTCCTGGAGAAGGCCCGGGTGCCGGTGCTGATTGTTCCTTGAGTCCCCGCGGCAAGGTAATTCTTGCAGCCATAGGCGACTTCTTCTTCATAGGAATGTT from Sphingobacteriaceae bacterium harbors:
- a CDS encoding fumarylacetoacetate hydrolase family protein, giving the protein MRLVTFLSNGQPRPGLVVEDAVLDLGTEFTGLQAIIEGGREALQRIEAMARSRQATIPLVEENLLAPLPEPRRNIFCVGWNYLAHFEEGKGRRGLADDAQLPDHPTFFTKASTAANGPYAPIVVEPHWTRRLDYEGELAVVIGRKGRDVPEEEALNYVFGYMAGNDISARDLQRRHGGQWLKGKSLDGSCPMGPWLVTADEIPDPQQLEVRCWVNDELRQEAGTRQMIFTVARIIAELSHGMTLLPGDIILTGTPEGVGFAQNPPAYLHPGDVVTVEISGIGRIRNRIESAR
- a CDS encoding NAD-dependent deacylase translates to MLAIKEAARALAEATKEGLPVAALTGAGISAESGIPTFRGQAGLWKGFRPEELATPQAFQRDPERVWEWYHWRRRLVTEAQPNPGHYALAALEHFVKEHHHKDDLVTVITQNVDGLHRRAGSASVIEIHGTLLDARCTRCPHVEPIPPDASGLMYCSACGALSRPAVVWFGESLPPDAWHEAYRRSMAAAVMLVVGTSAVVHPAAGLIELAAQGGAVIIEINPEPSGMAGWAQYAIRAKAGEALPQLLAEAGVPTP
- a CDS encoding HAD-IIA family hydrolase, encoding MRSDTTLDPKKYDLWGFDLDGTLYVGERPFPDALEWVNQLARRGVAIAYITNNPFRPPEAIAQRLARMGFPLRSPEPPHTTYPVLTAAVAAAQRMAELVPRGAPVLYVGSEGVRQALLEAGLEPVTRMAQDPQGVVVGGTSEWDYAVITEAVRGVRAGLPFVVTNRDPIYPYTDGIRPGTGALVAAVETAGERRGELAGKPAPHLFRYARRAFPEARQPIMVGDRLDTDVAGAHASGWAALWLNRPESPRRRLGLTQAGDGPGPAGADGSPGDAAAEGGHQTAGGKTAGGKPFYESSHLALKY
- a CDS encoding CoA-binding protein gives rise to the protein MTAVPNPSNEEIGDILKRVRTIAVVGASTNPQKEAHTVPAFMKSQGYRIIPINPNADEIFGEKAYPSLTDLPEDLVKEVDMVNLFRPGDQVGPHVEAAIELDIPIVWMQQGIRNDEWAGKAKAAGLTVVQDLCIRMAYQYFKAKWELS
- a CDS encoding type III pantothenate kinase; the protein is MAPEGTDDMVLVMDIGNTNTLMGLYRDNQLLDHWRLTTNRNLTADQYAAEMAGLFALRGRSFNQVKAVAIASVVPPLFYTLREFAQTYFGATPLFINPDLDTGVPLDVDEPQSVGADRIANVAAAYDRFKDACIVVDFGTATNFDVVSSEGAFMGGAIAPGIQIAMDALFKMAAALPRIKLVRPPSAVGRSTVTNMQAGILFGVAGQVDGIVRRIHEELGRQVPVIATGGLAPLVAGECETVTAVDPLLTLTGIYLIYQRYTGTRREQNP
- a CDS encoding SOS response-associated peptidase, encoding MCGRFSLVQDPATKAPRLFTRDQRTEPFRPRYNIAPTQPVLAVVGSAGGERSLGHLRWGLIPGWAKDPAIGNRLINARAETVAEKPSFRTSFRRRRCVILADGFYEWQAVPGRKAKQPYRITMRDDTIFAMAGLWDRWTSPDGEEIYSCTIITTRANALLEPIHHRMPVILDGDPLDRWLDPSLDEPHQLLPLLDPFPADAMAAWPVSTKVNNPRNDTPDVIVPLEEGGLPLGT
- a CDS encoding universal stress protein; its protein translation is MGASLVKILLAVDGSDDGQRAADAAAAVFGQHPDVNFVVVFVEEPHQYERAMAVAVGAGPSAFHTPEWVEEIAELARTEPLRIANRALRRIQDAGLKGEIRLASGQAAEEILKVAEAEKVDVIVMGRRGIHAITRLILGSVSNAVLEKARVPVLIVP